In one Gammaproteobacteria bacterium genomic region, the following are encoded:
- a CDS encoding YkgJ family cysteine cluster protein, with translation MKTIRTRMQIRLGGKQEDISLDVPNKPSKSTVTLPLLRHIVQKAEITAIESASRDGKEITCSKGCAACCRQLIAIPPTEAMYIQKLIGRLSKPRQKIIRQRFKDTKEKIHSSGLLEHVMQLSGDTDLVTVALDYFRLQIPCPFLEQECCSIYAERPLACREYLVVNPPERCANPTRETIDMLSFPVKTSRLLTELDRLWYQDNKHNAVPLSLLLYWLECHPVKPAIKHSKDWFGDVLHALSNKD, from the coding sequence ATGAAAACCATCCGTACCCGCATGCAAATACGACTGGGGGGGAAGCAAGAAGACATTTCACTGGACGTACCCAATAAACCCAGCAAATCCACGGTCACGCTGCCCCTGCTCCGCCATATTGTTCAAAAGGCGGAAATCACTGCAATCGAATCTGCCAGCCGTGACGGTAAAGAAATTACCTGTAGCAAAGGGTGCGCCGCCTGTTGTCGGCAACTTATTGCCATCCCACCTACCGAAGCTATGTACATTCAAAAACTGATTGGCCGTTTAAGTAAACCCCGGCAAAAAATCATCAGACAACGCTTTAAAGACACCAAAGAGAAAATTCACAGCAGTGGTTTATTGGAACACGTAATGCAATTGAGCGGCGACACCGATTTGGTCACCGTGGCATTAGACTATTTTCGATTACAGATTCCGTGCCCCTTTCTGGAACAAGAGTGTTGCAGTATATATGCAGAGCGTCCTCTTGCGTGCCGGGAATATTTGGTGGTTAACCCACCTGAGAGGTGTGCCAATCCTACCCGGGAAACTATCGACATGCTGTCGTTTCCAGTAAAAACATCACGACTGCTCACCGAATTGGACCGCTTATGGTACCAAGACAATAAACACAATGCCGTGCCATTGTCACTGCTACTATATTGGCTGGAATGTCATCCGGTTAAACCAGCCATCAAACACAGCAAGGACTGGTTTGGAGACGTACTTCATGCACTATCAAACAAAGACTGA
- a CDS encoding ankyrin repeat domain-containing protein: protein MKAYYFGSVAMSLLGIALFVIMFLPTLGSSSGANVYSLAGYFSVALILLVLLLLNSAVASVTFWRYGFRRYGIEAFAGTATLAHLILVVGSVFLVADAIMSRPSPAAYEQLSKAASEQNKKSVAMLLDQGHVSKELRKKIVVSDVKDLSMLDLFLEDDKSLLHPLFCYSVYSGESSFVEHYVKRGADIEQVCDEFGVKPIFLVQNGRVLQILLKAGVDLMARNAGGDTAFAQLIYVANLEEELSESDLVAAANSNPKLALVVEAGTHPLMLSVRNEFLELAQTLIKLGADVNYISSSGETALFLARSAQSVRFLKKHGANLDHRNAGGKTPLLYFVSKGEVEPALEIVNVGANPNIRDNDGFTVVDYIKKMGDTNSEAALRLRGLLGKNSTDS, encoded by the coding sequence ATGAAAGCGTACTATTTTGGCAGTGTTGCCATGTCTTTGTTGGGCATTGCATTGTTCGTAATTATGTTTCTACCGACACTAGGTAGTTCCAGCGGTGCCAATGTGTATTCTCTGGCGGGCTATTTTTCAGTTGCCCTGATTCTCTTGGTGTTATTGTTGCTGAATAGTGCCGTGGCCTCAGTCACTTTCTGGCGCTACGGATTTCGGCGTTATGGCATTGAGGCCTTTGCCGGCACGGCTACCTTGGCTCACTTAATATTGGTGGTTGGGTCGGTGTTCCTGGTTGCTGACGCTATCATGAGTCGACCATCTCCAGCCGCGTATGAGCAACTGAGCAAAGCGGCATCAGAACAAAACAAGAAATCCGTCGCCATGTTGCTGGACCAGGGGCATGTTTCGAAGGAATTACGTAAAAAAATCGTGGTGTCCGATGTTAAGGATCTGTCAATGCTGGATTTATTTCTGGAAGATGATAAGAGCCTGTTACACCCGTTATTTTGCTACTCCGTATATTCAGGAGAGTCCAGCTTTGTCGAGCATTACGTAAAACGAGGTGCAGATATTGAGCAAGTTTGTGACGAATTTGGAGTGAAGCCCATTTTCTTAGTGCAAAACGGTCGTGTTTTACAGATTCTGCTTAAAGCAGGTGTGGATTTAATGGCGCGTAATGCCGGTGGGGATACTGCCTTTGCTCAACTGATCTATGTCGCGAATTTGGAAGAGGAGCTTTCAGAGAGTGATTTGGTAGCGGCGGCCAATTCCAATCCTAAGTTAGCTTTAGTTGTGGAGGCGGGGACTCATCCTTTGATGTTATCTGTACGAAACGAGTTTTTGGAATTGGCACAAACGCTGATTAAGCTGGGCGCCGATGTAAACTATATTTCCAGCTCTGGCGAGACTGCGTTATTTCTTGCTCGTAGTGCCCAATCTGTACGGTTTTTAAAGAAACATGGGGCCAACTTGGACCACCGGAACGCAGGGGGCAAAACGCCTTTGCTGTATTTTGTGTCAAAAGGCGAGGTGGAGCCCGCTTTAGAAATTGTTAATGTAGGGGCAAATCCAAACATTCGCGATAACGACGGATTTACTGTGGTGGACTATATTAAAAAGATGGGTGACACCAATTCTGAGGCCGCATTAAGGCTTCGTGGTTTGTTGGGTAAAAACAGCACTGATTCTTAA
- a CDS encoding helix-turn-helix domain-containing protein, with product MFKALSNPNRLTLFNRLMNCCTPGTKCSPQERFCVSDLGSGLDIAASTLSHHVKELHQAGLINMERRGKHIDCWIDPDRLQQLSAFFVPEPDLEN from the coding sequence ATGTTCAAAGCTTTAAGTAACCCGAATAGGCTAACCTTATTCAACCGCTTGATGAACTGCTGCACACCCGGCACCAAATGCAGTCCCCAGGAACGCTTTTGTGTCAGTGATCTAGGCTCCGGCTTGGACATTGCGGCGTCCACCCTGTCACACCACGTTAAGGAACTACATCAGGCCGGCTTGATCAATATGGAACGACGTGGGAAGCATATAGACTGCTGGATAGACCCGGATCGATTGCAGCAACTATCCGCATTTTTCGTTCCGGAACCGGATTTGGAAAATTGA
- a CDS encoding arsenite methyltransferase has translation MSEPCCSQESPAESADSHRQTVRDAYAQVAKASDAGQSCGIESSCCGVSDDSAINTIISTRLGYSEQDLENVPSGADMGLGCGNPRAIASLKPGEVVVDLGSGGGFDCFLAAHEVGQSGRVIGVDMTPDMISKARSNAAKGKFSNVEFRLGEIENLPVANDSVDVIISNCVINLSPDKKRVFSEAFRILKPGGRLAISDVVATVELPEKMRNDPALIAGCMGNACLIDDLHQMIKSAGFDAIQIQPKDESKAFIQDWAPEHNITDYVVSATIEAVKSDPTSCCAPGCCS, from the coding sequence ATGAGCGAACCTTGTTGCTCTCAAGAAAGCCCAGCCGAGAGTGCTGATTCACACCGACAAACCGTACGAGATGCTTATGCACAAGTAGCGAAAGCCAGTGATGCAGGGCAAAGCTGCGGGATAGAATCCAGTTGCTGTGGCGTGTCCGACGACTCTGCCATTAACACCATCATTTCCACCCGCCTGGGTTATAGCGAACAAGATCTGGAAAATGTTCCCAGCGGCGCTGACATGGGCCTGGGCTGCGGGAATCCACGCGCCATCGCCTCGCTCAAACCCGGCGAAGTGGTGGTAGACCTTGGCTCGGGAGGTGGCTTTGACTGTTTTTTAGCGGCACACGAGGTTGGCCAATCCGGCCGCGTTATTGGCGTGGATATGACCCCGGATATGATCAGCAAAGCCCGCAGCAATGCAGCAAAAGGCAAATTCTCCAATGTGGAATTTCGTCTTGGAGAAATCGAAAACTTACCGGTCGCCAACGATAGCGTGGATGTTATTATTTCTAACTGCGTAATTAATTTGTCCCCTGACAAGAAACGTGTATTCAGCGAGGCCTTTCGCATATTAAAACCTGGAGGCCGTCTTGCCATATCGGATGTGGTAGCTACGGTAGAACTGCCTGAAAAAATGCGCAACGACCCCGCCTTGATCGCCGGCTGTATGGGGAATGCCTGTTTAATTGACGACTTACACCAAATGATCAAGAGTGCCGGTTTTGACGCCATTCAAATCCAACCCAAAGATGAATCCAAGGCATTTATTCAAGACTGGGCTCCTGAACACAATATTACCGATTATGTTGTTTCTGCAACCATTGAAGCCGTAAAGTCCGACCCCACATCTTGCTGCGCCCCGGGTTGTTGCTCTTAG
- a CDS encoding EAL domain-containing protein — translation MVVNILKNNKFKLQRYYAIASLLGICVMVVGLSIFFRQLALDTLVSHQSNANVDLTRSFANSAWYRFSGFIETPSSSDSLTQLHQMLVKLMKGTRVVKIKIYNLDGMTVYSTDPAQIGSDDSRSAGFRQARVGEVASEITFRNEFSDFEQVVEDRNLITSYIPLKQGDKIKAVFEVYSDVTNLVEELELTQRKIIAGLFIAFAGLYLFLNMIIKRADVLLQRQEDERLQQEHTIWYQTYHDALTGLPNRESFMQRVSETMLRTQRNGGMSALLLVDLNRFKLINDSLGHSAGDKLLQITASRIQGKLRETDIAFRMAGDEFLVMLENLDRPEEAASAAQRIIDSITLPILLSNYEIVVKASIGISVFHDASTDVETLVKEADVAMHNAKEMGNNHYMYYSNEMNTKAFERLSLETDLHLAVQNQDFLLYYQPKVDAVSNELIGVEALLRWMHPVRGVVLPSLFVPYLEDMGLINEVGRWVLQTACRQAKVWRDNGAENVRMSVNISAKQFRSGNLVSTVQQVLNDAGLDGKYLELELTESMLVDNTEQAIRIMHELKGLGVALSIDDFGSGYSSLSYLKQFPVDYLKIDRSFIKDVVMDVKDGAIIKAIFALAHSLNLGIIAEGVEDQSQLDFIRSIGCHEVQGFFFSKPISAPEFESLFLNKNVRAFPGVVS, via the coding sequence ATGGTGGTTAACATATTAAAAAATAACAAATTCAAACTTCAACGCTACTACGCTATTGCCAGTTTACTGGGTATTTGCGTCATGGTGGTTGGGTTGTCGATATTTTTTCGGCAACTTGCTTTGGATACGTTGGTGTCTCACCAAAGCAACGCCAATGTGGATTTGACTCGCAGCTTTGCCAATTCCGCTTGGTATCGTTTTTCCGGTTTTATTGAAACGCCCAGCAGTTCCGATTCCTTAACTCAGTTGCATCAGATGTTGGTAAAGCTCATGAAAGGAACTCGGGTTGTAAAAATAAAGATCTACAATTTAGACGGGATGACGGTCTACTCCACCGATCCGGCGCAAATTGGCTCGGATGATTCCAGAAGCGCCGGATTCCGGCAGGCGCGAGTGGGGGAAGTCGCCAGTGAAATCACTTTCCGAAACGAATTTTCCGACTTTGAGCAAGTGGTCGAAGACCGTAACTTGATCACCAGTTATATTCCCTTGAAACAGGGTGACAAGATCAAAGCTGTCTTTGAGGTTTATTCTGATGTAACCAATTTAGTTGAGGAGCTGGAGCTGACACAGCGGAAAATAATCGCCGGGCTTTTTATCGCCTTTGCCGGATTGTACTTGTTTTTGAACATGATTATAAAAAGGGCGGATGTTTTGTTGCAGCGTCAGGAAGATGAGCGCTTGCAACAGGAACACACCATCTGGTACCAGACTTACCACGACGCTCTGACCGGCTTACCGAATCGAGAAAGTTTTATGCAGCGAGTTTCAGAAACCATGCTCCGAACTCAGCGCAATGGGGGTATGAGTGCGTTGTTGCTGGTTGATCTGAATCGTTTTAAGCTCATTAATGACAGTCTGGGACATAGTGCCGGCGATAAGCTGCTACAAATCACCGCCAGTCGGATACAAGGTAAATTGCGTGAAACGGATATTGCCTTTAGGATGGCGGGTGATGAGTTTTTGGTGATGTTAGAAAATCTGGACAGGCCGGAGGAGGCTGCTTCTGCGGCTCAACGTATTATAGATAGTATTACTTTGCCCATTCTATTGAGTAACTATGAAATCGTGGTAAAGGCCAGCATTGGTATCAGCGTGTTCCATGATGCGTCTACTGATGTGGAAACACTTGTCAAAGAAGCGGATGTGGCAATGCACAATGCCAAGGAAATGGGTAACAACCACTACATGTACTATTCCAATGAAATGAACACCAAGGCCTTTGAGCGTCTGTCGTTGGAGACAGATTTGCATTTGGCAGTTCAAAATCAGGACTTTTTGTTGTATTACCAGCCTAAGGTGGATGCGGTCAGCAATGAGTTAATTGGAGTGGAAGCCCTATTACGCTGGATGCACCCGGTGCGCGGTGTGGTGCTACCCAGCTTATTTGTACCCTATCTGGAAGACATGGGCTTGATCAATGAAGTTGGTCGCTGGGTGTTACAAACTGCTTGTCGCCAGGCTAAGGTTTGGCGTGATAATGGTGCTGAGAATGTTAGAATGTCTGTCAACATATCGGCAAAGCAATTTCGCAGCGGCAATCTCGTGTCTACGGTACAACAAGTCTTGAATGATGCCGGGTTGGATGGGAAATACCTCGAGCTTGAGTTGACCGAAAGTATGTTGGTCGATAACACCGAGCAAGCGATTCGAATTATGCACGAGCTAAAAGGCCTCGGCGTAGCCTTATCTATCGATGATTTTGGTTCCGGGTATTCCTCATTAAGTTATCTAAAACAATTCCCTGTAGATTACCTGAAGATCGATAGGTCTTTCATTAAAGACGTGGTCATGGATGTCAAGGACGGTGCCATCATAAAAGCCATTTTTGCGTTGGCTCACAGTCTAAATCTGGGCATTATCGCCGAGGGTGTGGAAGATCAATCCCAATTGGATTTCATACGGTCCATCGGATGTCATGAGGTCCAAGGTTTCTTCTTTAGTAAGCCCATTAGCGCCCCGGAATTTGAGTCCTTATTTTTGAATAAAAATGTGAGAGCCTTCCCAGGCGTGGTGAGTTGA
- a CDS encoding substrate-binding domain-containing protein, translated as MKLFGKKTLLVIVFILICFPAQGSSAKNAITGAGAHFSWIVFDELESELEQLTGRKLNLYGQGSMMGVGCNAGIKTALKSTPEQEAFGFTCCPLSDVEMKKKSIQVYPIALEPILAIVNKDNPVQNLSEEQLRNIFNGKISNWKQVGGEDKPIIVVTRLHCKNRPGHWRLILPGEDDFVQKRLNVKSAAAMVEKVDRFSGAIGHIGSAWRFKPSDSVKPLSINGYEPSAANVKSRQYPFFRQLSAVTNSAPSDDVLRMIRYTQTSPTLQDIAKRYSLVPLAEQ; from the coding sequence ATGAAGCTATTCGGTAAAAAAACCCTCTTAGTTATTGTGTTTATCTTGATTTGTTTTCCCGCACAAGGATCGTCAGCAAAGAACGCTATCACAGGTGCCGGAGCACACTTTTCTTGGATTGTGTTTGATGAATTAGAAAGTGAGTTGGAGCAACTGACCGGGAGGAAACTCAATCTATACGGTCAAGGTTCGATGATGGGGGTAGGCTGTAATGCGGGAATTAAAACGGCTCTAAAAAGTACTCCTGAGCAAGAAGCGTTCGGTTTTACCTGTTGTCCTCTTAGCGATGTAGAAATGAAAAAGAAAAGTATACAGGTGTACCCCATCGCGCTTGAGCCTATTCTTGCCATCGTAAACAAAGATAACCCGGTTCAAAATCTGTCTGAAGAACAGTTGCGGAATATATTCAACGGAAAAATATCCAATTGGAAGCAGGTGGGTGGGGAAGACAAGCCTATCATTGTGGTTACTCGCTTGCATTGTAAAAACCGCCCGGGGCACTGGCGGCTCATCCTTCCAGGCGAAGACGATTTTGTTCAAAAACGCCTGAACGTTAAAAGTGCAGCAGCCATGGTGGAAAAAGTGGATCGATTCTCCGGTGCCATAGGCCATATTGGTTCGGCGTGGCGTTTTAAACCTTCGGATAGCGTTAAACCTTTGAGCATTAACGGTTACGAGCCCAGCGCGGCCAATGTGAAGAGTCGTCAATACCCGTTTTTCCGACAACTGTCGGCGGTAACCAATTCGGCTCCATCAGACGATGTGCTGCGGATGATTAGATATACGCAGACCAGCCCCACCTTACAGGACATCGCTAAGCGTTACAGTCTGGTACCCTTGGCTGAACAATAG
- the soxA gene encoding sulfur oxidation c-type cytochrome SoxA, whose amino-acid sequence MNYWGKFTIAVGLFFSTSLLAGPEEDRKAFQQYFIDTFPSVSMDEFINGIYAINQELREQWESIEELPPYEIAVDEGEALVTQPFKNGKNIASCFKNSGVGVAANYPYFDVSRNQVVTLALDINDCLTRNDEPELEYKQGRMASILAYFASVSRGLPIELENPAKNPGALQAYKKGKQFYYARRGQFNMSCAHCHIDQAGKKLRANLLGPGLGQITHFPVYRSKWGNVGTLHRRIIGCMLQMRAEPFAAQSEEYRNLEYFMTYMSNGLTWNGPGSRF is encoded by the coding sequence ATGAATTATTGGGGTAAGTTCACAATTGCTGTGGGGCTTTTCTTTTCAACTTCCTTATTGGCTGGACCAGAAGAGGACCGCAAGGCATTCCAACAATACTTCATTGACACCTTCCCCAGTGTGAGCATGGATGAATTCATTAATGGAATATACGCAATAAATCAAGAACTTAGAGAGCAATGGGAATCCATTGAAGAATTACCCCCCTATGAAATTGCAGTGGATGAAGGCGAAGCCCTGGTGACCCAGCCCTTCAAAAACGGTAAAAACATAGCCTCCTGCTTTAAAAACAGCGGGGTGGGTGTAGCCGCCAATTACCCCTATTTTGATGTCAGTCGCAACCAGGTTGTCACTCTTGCACTGGATATTAACGACTGCCTGACCCGAAATGACGAGCCCGAACTGGAATACAAACAGGGCCGTATGGCTTCCATCTTGGCCTACTTCGCCTCGGTGAGCCGAGGCCTGCCAATTGAATTGGAAAACCCCGCCAAGAACCCCGGCGCGTTGCAAGCGTACAAGAAAGGCAAACAGTTCTATTATGCCCGCCGCGGGCAGTTTAATATGTCCTGTGCCCATTGCCACATTGACCAAGCCGGTAAAAAATTGCGGGCAAATCTGTTAGGTCCAGGATTAGGCCAAATAACCCACTTCCCCGTATATCGTTCCAAATGGGGCAATGTGGGCACCTTGCATCGACGCATCATCGGTTGCATGCTTCAGATGCGCGCTGAGCCCTTTGCCGCGCAAAGTGAGGAATACCGCAATCTTGAGTATTTTATGACTTACATGAGTAACGGCTTGACCTGGAACGGCCCCGGCTCTCGATTCTAA
- a CDS encoding ATP-binding protein, producing MKRHPLTGWNRKRLRMALAFFFLTLAVPTAVLIAYAYSQLKWEAVHRERGLAEGLVKRIDARFKEIIAAENARPFTDYSFLNVTGTAESNVLRRSPLSVYPLDGSVALGYFQIDQNGSFSTPLLPPDRRALGQVSEISARNDLRDKLLQVLTQNQLIATRQVVSTRKNTISMDEVTLNTTSDTEQTSSVDQKVVMLQEKSQQAFEQLNEASSSTGQQRLTKSLGRLEELKLSKEYEPKDKAKKAHRKNTKLETVSKRLRKEKNILPQTQQGLLDNGSGSGSVAINMFESEIDAMDFSVLSSGHFVLFRKVWKNGQRLIQGVLFEPDALIDAVIKPAFYEAGVSRGNDLTVAFAGNILSVLGAQVADDSWNAPAELEGFLLLEGRLSEPFSGIHLVFSAKHIPAGAGATVVNWLALILFLVLSVGFTAMYRLGLRQINLARQQQDFISAVSHELKTPLTSIRMYGEMLINGWADAEKSKQYYAYIFDESERLTRLINNVLQMARLTRNEFHLDMQRYTVEQLMDTVRSKVTSQVERAGFELITELPSKDKIETGPPVALEVDADYFIQIIINLVDNALKFSRKSTTKKIHISCRVSNQRLLWCVRDYGPGIAKNHLRKIFQLFYRSENELTRETLGTGIGLALVAELAQAIGARIDAVNQTPGVEFQLNFPL from the coding sequence GTGAAGCGACACCCACTTACCGGCTGGAACCGTAAGCGGTTACGCATGGCGCTGGCATTTTTTTTCCTTACTTTGGCGGTACCGACAGCGGTGCTTATTGCTTATGCTTACAGCCAGTTAAAATGGGAAGCGGTACATCGTGAACGGGGTCTGGCTGAAGGCTTAGTCAAACGAATTGATGCACGTTTTAAAGAAATCATTGCTGCGGAAAATGCGAGACCATTTACGGACTATAGTTTTTTGAATGTTACCGGAACCGCCGAATCCAATGTGTTACGGCGTTCGCCATTGTCGGTTTATCCGCTCGACGGTTCAGTTGCCTTAGGTTATTTTCAGATAGATCAGAACGGTAGTTTCAGCACGCCGTTGCTGCCTCCGGACAGGAGGGCGTTGGGGCAAGTGTCGGAGATTAGCGCTCGCAACGACTTGCGCGACAAATTGCTCCAAGTTTTAACTCAGAATCAGCTGATTGCAACACGGCAAGTGGTGTCGACCAGGAAGAATACAATAAGCATGGATGAGGTCACGCTTAACACTACATCAGACACAGAGCAAACCTCATCCGTGGATCAGAAGGTGGTGATGTTGCAGGAAAAATCACAGCAGGCTTTTGAGCAACTCAACGAAGCCAGTTCCAGTACCGGACAACAGCGCTTAACAAAAAGTCTGGGGCGTCTGGAAGAACTAAAACTCAGTAAAGAGTATGAGCCAAAAGATAAGGCAAAAAAGGCGCACAGGAAAAACACCAAGCTGGAAACGGTGTCGAAACGTCTTCGCAAGGAAAAAAACATTTTACCGCAAACTCAACAGGGATTGTTGGACAATGGCTCAGGTTCAGGATCGGTGGCGATCAATATGTTTGAAAGCGAAATAGACGCAATGGACTTTAGCGTATTAAGCAGTGGTCACTTTGTACTGTTTAGAAAGGTCTGGAAGAACGGTCAGAGATTGATCCAGGGAGTGTTGTTTGAGCCGGATGCCTTGATTGATGCGGTGATAAAACCGGCTTTTTATGAAGCCGGCGTAAGTCGAGGTAATGATCTCACAGTGGCATTTGCAGGAAATATCTTGTCGGTCTTGGGTGCTCAAGTCGCGGACGATTCCTGGAACGCTCCTGCGGAACTTGAGGGTTTTTTATTATTGGAAGGAAGGCTGTCAGAGCCATTTTCCGGTATCCATCTGGTATTCAGCGCTAAACATATTCCGGCAGGGGCCGGTGCGACTGTTGTGAATTGGCTGGCTTTGATTTTATTTTTAGTATTGAGTGTTGGGTTTACCGCTATGTATCGTTTGGGTTTGCGCCAGATTAACCTGGCCCGGCAGCAGCAGGATTTCATTTCTGCGGTCAGTCACGAGTTAAAAACCCCGCTTACCTCCATACGCATGTACGGAGAGATGTTGATTAACGGTTGGGCGGATGCAGAGAAAAGCAAGCAGTATTACGCGTATATCTTTGATGAAAGCGAGCGCTTAACCCGGTTGATTAACAATGTGTTGCAGATGGCTCGACTGACTCGAAATGAATTTCACCTGGACATGCAACGCTATACGGTGGAGCAGTTAATGGACACGGTTCGTTCTAAAGTTACCAGTCAGGTGGAACGAGCCGGGTTTGAACTCATAACAGAGCTTCCATCCAAAGACAAGATTGAGACAGGGCCGCCAGTAGCGTTGGAGGTGGATGCGGATTATTTTATTCAGATAATTATCAATCTGGTGGATAACGCTTTGAAGTTTTCTCGTAAATCGACAACCAAGAAAATCCATATCTCCTGTCGCGTATCGAATCAACGTTTGCTTTGGTGTGTACGGGATTACGGCCCCGGTATTGCGAAAAATCATCTGCGGAAAATATTTCAACTATTCTACCGATCGGAAAACGAGTTAACACGTGAAACCCTTGGAACCGGCATTGGCTTGGCTTTGGTAGCCGAATTGGCCCAGGCAATTGGGGCAAGAATAGATGCTGTTAATCAGACTCCCGGTGTGGAGTTTCAATTGAATTTTCCTTTGTAG
- a CDS encoding ATP-binding protein: protein MFRTYRSRLLILLSALPVLLAATLFYSYKSAEQVILAESSKHLERSLQLFNQVLVSEWNELQRSSTIVSEEQRIQEYIFVIMNFDSGREHIGDLYDSLFGWLPVDRAMIVGRDGQIILGEQHRDLVKAVHSGRKGPYFTAFEGSAGLELAAVSPILYQDEVQGAIVLTRIFKKQWQLRKKFGVSGEVIVESNGEIVFSSLNGLEDKRFQKETGEVEIGGHSYKFFKIDLPQESLSSAGIWYGMDVSEVMNKFKTHVDNLWLIICVGALLILVIGWFISHNFDRPLAELTSLTKEIAQGMRPEIRKKAARTEVEILKNQFSDMIAALRDKEHMLQMHSNHLEDLVQERTMALELARDNALEANQAKSRFIANMSHELRTPLNIIIGYSEILKEDMSADGVTNYVNDVEKIYKAGKHLLEIISDILDLSVIEAGRLQLSLESFSLSELIGDVVASVEILARENGNTIVKSIDNNLGYLYSDKRKVRQALFNLLSNANKFTKKGEIMITASRFNANDKEWVQIDVTDTGIGIPEKYIHALFEPFMQVDMTRTKEYEGTGLGLTITQRFCKALGGEMQVQSKVDEGSCFGLRLPVNFEPIGYVESGKTANG from the coding sequence ATGTTTAGAACCTACCGTTCACGTCTGTTAATCTTGCTTAGTGCGCTGCCTGTGCTACTTGCGGCCACATTGTTTTATTCTTATAAAAGTGCTGAGCAGGTAATTTTAGCGGAATCGTCAAAGCACCTGGAGCGCAGTCTGCAGCTATTCAATCAAGTGTTGGTTTCTGAGTGGAACGAACTACAGCGCTCTTCTACCATTGTTAGCGAAGAACAACGTATCCAGGAATATATTTTTGTCATCATGAATTTTGACTCCGGTCGAGAGCATATTGGTGATTTGTACGATAGCCTGTTTGGTTGGCTGCCTGTGGATCGGGCAATGATTGTGGGCAGAGATGGTCAGATTATTTTAGGAGAGCAGCATAGAGACTTGGTTAAGGCTGTGCACTCGGGGCGGAAAGGGCCCTATTTTACGGCTTTTGAAGGAAGTGCAGGACTAGAATTGGCGGCAGTAAGTCCTATCCTTTACCAAGATGAAGTGCAGGGCGCTATTGTATTGACTCGCATATTTAAAAAACAATGGCAGTTACGGAAAAAGTTTGGTGTGTCGGGCGAGGTGATTGTTGAAAGCAACGGAGAAATAGTTTTCAGCTCTCTGAATGGCCTGGAAGATAAACGGTTTCAAAAAGAAACAGGAGAGGTGGAAATCGGAGGGCATTCCTATAAGTTTTTTAAAATAGATCTGCCTCAGGAGAGCCTGTCCAGTGCCGGAATTTGGTATGGAATGGATGTTTCGGAGGTAATGAATAAATTTAAAACTCATGTTGATAATTTGTGGTTAATCATCTGTGTAGGCGCTCTCCTGATATTGGTGATTGGATGGTTTATTTCCCACAACTTCGACAGGCCCTTGGCCGAGCTGACCAGTCTGACCAAAGAAATTGCCCAAGGTATGCGTCCGGAAATACGCAAAAAGGCGGCACGCACCGAAGTGGAAATATTGAAAAACCAGTTTTCCGACATGATCGCGGCGTTAAGAGACAAAGAGCATATGTTGCAAATGCACAGCAATCATTTGGAGGACCTGGTGCAGGAGCGGACGATGGCCTTGGAATTAGCCAGAGATAACGCATTGGAAGCTAATCAGGCTAAAAGTCGGTTTATTGCCAACATGAGTCATGAGTTGCGTACACCGTTGAATATTATCATCGGGTATAGCGAGATACTCAAAGAAGATATGAGTGCTGACGGGGTGACGAATTATGTCAATGACGTCGAGAAAATATATAAAGCCGGAAAGCATTTATTGGAAATCATCAGCGACATATTGGATTTGTCCGTGATTGAGGCGGGTAGGTTGCAGCTGAGTTTGGAATCTTTTTCTTTGAGCGAGTTGATAGGGGATGTAGTCGCGTCCGTAGAAATACTGGCCAGAGAAAATGGAAATACCATTGTTAAATCCATTGATAACAATCTGGGGTATTTATATTCAGACAAACGCAAGGTTAGGCAGGCTTTATTCAATTTACTCAGTAACGCCAACAAATTTACAAAAAAAGGCGAGATTATGATTACGGCGTCACGATTTAACGCGAACGATAAAGAGTGGGTCCAAATCGATGTGACAGACACCGGTATTGGTATTCCGGAAAAGTATATTCATGCGCTATTTGAACCGTTTATGCAGGTAGATATGACCCGTACCAAAGAGTACGAAGGGACCGGCTTGGGGTTAACCATAACTCAGCGTTTTTGCAAGGCCTTGGGTGGAGAGATGCAGGTGCAAAGCAAGGTGGATGAAGGGTCTTGTTTTGGCTTACGGTTGCCGGTTAACTTCGAACCGATAGGCTATGTGGAGTCAGGGAAAACAGCAAATGGGTAA